A part of Candidatus Saccharibacteria bacterium genomic DNA contains:
- a CDS encoding type II secretion system protein, whose product MAKRSTRFGFTIVELMFVVVIIGIIASITLVTYRNVQARARDDRRLADMSMYVKTLDAYKSFNQTYPVVAYSGLGAQNGWESSAREAAGQFLDSLDSIAGQSSMPVDPTNNANGNDITVDRTNSKFTYVYNYYTAGTNGCDATKGNYYVIGVLRTETTGATKIAGSPGFSCTSRDWQSELSWVTGRFEK is encoded by the coding sequence ATGGCTAAACGATCCACTCGTTTTGGGTTTACAATTGTTGAGCTTATGTTTGTGGTAGTCATTATTGGCATCATTGCCTCTATTACACTCGTTACCTATCGCAATGTGCAAGCGCGCGCTCGCGATGACCGTCGTCTTGCCGACATGAGTATGTACGTAAAAACACTTGACGCTTACAAGTCCTTTAATCAGACTTACCCGGTAGTAGCTTATAGCGGACTTGGTGCACAAAATGGCTGGGAATCCTCCGCCAGGGAAGCGGCTGGCCAATTCCTCGATTCACTCGATTCAATCGCCGGACAATCAAGTATGCCGGTTGACCCTACCAACAACGCTAATGGTAACGACATAACCGTCGACCGTACAAACAGTAAATTTACGTACGTTTACAACTACTATACTGCTGGAACCAACGGCTGCGACGCGACAAAAGGAAACTACTACGTCATTGGCGTACTACGAACCGAAACTACTGGCGCCACAAAGATAGCAGGAAGTCCTGGATTTTCGTGCACAAGCCGCGACTGGCAATCAGAACTTTCGTGGGTAACGGGGCGTTTTGAAAAGTAA
- the def gene encoding peptide deformylase: MKKEAIITLPNTHLRQKSQRVHVVTDDVRKLAKDMIDASLDWEDSRPHEISAALAAVQVDHLYRVVIVRSDFDHKENREFVTLINPEIVKFEGQRVADFEGCLSVNGYYGSVPRYTKVRVKALDLEGHEVRFKAEGFLARVIQHEIDHTNGIVFVDHIRDARDAFYRLDEKGELQPLSYEKDVEHSLLWN, from the coding sequence GTGAAGAAGGAAGCAATTATCACCCTACCGAATACTCATCTGCGTCAAAAATCGCAGCGCGTTCATGTAGTGACTGACGATGTTCGCAAACTTGCCAAAGACATGATCGACGCCAGCCTCGACTGGGAAGACTCTCGTCCCCATGAAATCAGTGCTGCCCTTGCAGCTGTGCAGGTCGATCACCTCTATCGTGTCGTTATTGTGCGGAGCGATTTTGACCACAAAGAAAACCGAGAGTTTGTGACACTTATCAACCCAGAAATTGTGAAGTTTGAAGGACAAAGAGTCGCCGATTTTGAAGGCTGCTTGAGTGTCAATGGTTATTACGGTAGCGTACCTCGCTATACAAAAGTTCGAGTAAAAGCGCTCGACCTTGAAGGTCACGAAGTGCGCTTTAAAGCCGAAGGCTTTCTCGCTCGCGTTATCCAGCACGAAATCGATCACACAAATGGTATTGTATTTGTTGACCACATTAGAGATGCACGAGATGCGTTTTATCGATTGGATGAGAAAGGCGAACTCCAGCCCCTTAGTTATGAAAAAGATGTCGAACATAGTCTTCTTTGGAACTGA
- the fmt gene encoding methionyl-tRNA formyltransferase, producing MKKMSNIVFFGTEDHSLIALRTLVEHNFHIAAVVTKPDTPKGRGHRLVPSAVKAYALTQDITVLEPQKLDELIEPLSTIEKPVGVLVSYGKIIPNYILSLFSPGIINVHPSLLPLYRGPSPIESAIEHRDAKTGVTIMKLVKAMDAGPIYVQVPYALDQTETKPELYDTLFTLGANLLVQYLPRIIDGSLQPTPQDEADATYCHLLQKGDSLLDPQTLTPGEAEARIRAHLGYPRTRLQLGPHTVIVTKAHAVMTQQTALDIECKNGAFLSIDELIAPSGKRMSTAEFLRGYRF from the coding sequence ATGAAAAAGATGTCGAACATAGTCTTCTTTGGAACTGAAGATCATAGCTTAATCGCCCTACGCACCCTGGTAGAGCATAACTTTCACATAGCCGCCGTCGTCACCAAGCCCGACACACCAAAAGGACGTGGTCACAGACTAGTCCCTTCGGCTGTGAAAGCCTATGCCCTCACCCAGGACATCACTGTGCTTGAGCCCCAAAAACTCGACGAGCTTATCGAGCCACTCTCAACAATTGAAAAGCCTGTTGGCGTGCTCGTTTCGTATGGCAAAATCATACCCAATTACATACTGTCACTATTTAGCCCAGGTATTATCAATGTCCACCCTTCGCTACTCCCCCTCTACCGCGGTCCCTCCCCCATTGAGTCGGCAATCGAGCATCGCGATGCAAAAACTGGTGTGACAATCATGAAACTCGTAAAAGCAATGGACGCAGGACCTATTTATGTTCAAGTTCCCTATGCGCTTGATCAGACCGAGACAAAGCCGGAACTCTACGATACGTTGTTCACGCTAGGAGCTAATCTTTTGGTACAGTACCTCCCTCGTATCATCGACGGCTCGCTTCAGCCCACACCCCAAGACGAAGCAGATGCAACCTACTGCCATCTCTTACAAAAAGGTGATAGTTTATTAGATCCCCAAACCCTCACTCCCGGTGAAGCCGAAGCACGTATCCGTGCCCACCTAGGCTACCCACGCACTCGGCTACAGCTTGGTCCCCATACGGTTATCGTCACCAAGGCTCACGCCGTCATGACACAGCAAACAGCACTCGATATCGAGTGCAAAAACGGTGCATTTTTATCGATTGATGAACTTATCGCTCCCAGCGGCAAACGCATGTCGACAGCAGAATTTTTACGCGGCTACCGATTTTAA
- a CDS encoding translation initiation factor IF-2: MSQPEKVLVIADSITVGELAETLNLPVTQLVGELFKNGIVATINQRIDFETAQIIVEELGIDVELKRKEVESTTAQRLHKPSERAVERPPIVAVMGHVDHGKTSLLDAVLDMKTVAGEAGGITQHISAYQTVRKGRPITLLDTPGHEAFAALRQHGAALTDVVVIVVAADDGVKPQTVEAIRFARDANAKIVVALNKMDKETANPEMVKAQLASEHHLNPEEWGGDTVMVPVSAKTREGVDKLLDMVLLVADIEELRADIDVPAEGLVIEAHMEIGRGSVVGLLVEQGVLKPGHFLVAGTSYGKVRTLLDFTGKTLKEAGPSTPVTVTGFKELPQFGDVFGIVKNEKEARLLVERAKIERERHAASTNVTGADLLKMMTQKHDTQEINVIVKADVQGSLTSVMDSLRLVDTKGEINLRIIGSGVGNINESDVRLAASSNAIIYGFNIILPPAVKRLAMRDKVQIRLYKVIYELLDDARSSMEAMLAPAVVETELGTLTVKGVFRTMKDEIICGGEVKSGKVTPHVLVRVKRGEEQLAETEVTSVQRQQIEAKEVFEGEMCGLSLKTSKKVQLEIGDTLEFFTRELVKRTLS, translated from the coding sequence ATGAGTCAACCAGAAAAAGTGTTGGTCATCGCAGATTCAATCACTGTCGGAGAGCTCGCAGAAACGCTCAACTTACCAGTTACCCAGCTTGTAGGAGAGTTATTTAAAAACGGTATTGTTGCTACCATCAATCAACGAATTGACTTTGAGACAGCTCAGATTATTGTTGAAGAGCTAGGAATTGATGTTGAGCTGAAGCGCAAGGAAGTTGAATCGACAACCGCGCAGCGTCTTCATAAACCGTCTGAACGTGCCGTCGAGCGGCCACCGATTGTCGCCGTTATGGGCCATGTTGATCATGGAAAAACAAGTTTGCTCGACGCGGTTCTCGATATGAAAACGGTTGCCGGTGAAGCTGGAGGCATCACACAGCACATTAGTGCCTACCAGACTGTCCGCAAAGGACGTCCCATCACACTGCTTGACACGCCCGGTCACGAAGCATTTGCCGCTCTACGCCAGCATGGTGCTGCGCTTACTGACGTTGTGGTGATTGTCGTGGCTGCGGATGACGGAGTAAAGCCACAAACTGTAGAAGCTATTCGCTTTGCCCGTGATGCCAACGCTAAAATTGTCGTCGCACTCAATAAAATGGATAAAGAAACTGCCAACCCCGAAATGGTCAAGGCACAGCTTGCAAGTGAGCACCATCTAAACCCAGAAGAGTGGGGTGGCGATACGGTTATGGTGCCAGTGAGTGCTAAAACGCGCGAAGGAGTCGACAAGCTACTCGATATGGTACTGCTTGTGGCTGACATTGAGGAGTTAAGGGCGGATATTGACGTGCCGGCAGAAGGTCTGGTGATTGAGGCGCACATGGAAATTGGTCGTGGAAGTGTAGTAGGTCTTTTGGTTGAGCAGGGGGTGCTAAAACCTGGGCATTTCCTGGTCGCTGGTACGAGCTACGGAAAGGTTAGAACACTACTTGATTTTACTGGTAAAACACTGAAAGAGGCTGGCCCTTCGACCCCTGTTACGGTGACTGGCTTTAAAGAACTTCCACAGTTTGGTGACGTGTTTGGTATCGTAAAGAATGAAAAAGAGGCCAGACTACTTGTTGAGAGGGCCAAGATTGAGCGCGAGCGACACGCCGCCAGCACCAATGTCACGGGCGCAGATTTATTGAAAATGATGACCCAAAAGCACGATACACAGGAGATTAATGTTATTGTCAAAGCCGATGTTCAGGGATCGCTTACCTCTGTTATGGACAGTTTACGTCTTGTTGACACAAAAGGCGAGATCAACCTGAGGATTATTGGTAGCGGTGTTGGTAATATCAACGAAAGTGATGTCCGTTTGGCGGCAAGTAGCAATGCAATTATCTATGGCTTTAATATCATACTACCACCAGCCGTCAAGCGACTGGCTATGCGCGATAAGGTGCAAATTCGTCTGTACAAAGTCATTTATGAATTGCTCGATGATGCCAGGAGTAGTATGGAGGCCATGCTTGCACCGGCTGTGGTAGAAACTGAGCTCGGTACACTGACTGTCAAGGGCGTATTCCGTACCATGAAAGACGAAATCATCTGTGGTGGTGAAGTGAAGAGCGGCAAAGTGACTCCCCACGTACTCGTGCGCGTGAAGCGCGGCGAGGAGCAGCTGGCGGAAACAGAAGTGACTAGCGTGCAGCGCCAGCAAATCGAAGCCAAAGAAGTATTCGAAGGCGAAATGTGCGGACTAAGCCTCAAAACCAGCAAAAAAGTGCAGCTCGAAATTGGCGATACGCTTGAATTCTTCACGCGTGAGCTGGTGAAACGAACACTTTCATAG
- a CDS encoding S1 RNA-binding domain-containing protein, whose translation MTKNLVTMDELMAGDSVKQIAAGEVITGHVLSVRKHEVLIDLGAQGVGYVPRREVGFSRQLATGDEVTASVVDVELDNGYSLLSLRKAAKDRGWEEISVKMEAGEIIEVAPYDANRGGMLVEYEGVRGFLPVSQLSAEHYPRVGSADKDEILQRLNALVGQNLKVRILDCDRKTNKLIFSEKEAIKDGLAARFEQLKIGDTVTGVVTGVVDFGVFVNVDGIEGLVHISEISWERVNNPADYVKVGQNIDAKIISIDKERLSLSMKQLTKDPWLDEVDTFKKGDKVEGTVTRITPFGAFVQISPAVEALVHISELGSGEGVDPEKVFTLNERKEFVVLDIDKENRKISLSLADKKKK comes from the coding sequence ATGACAAAAAATTTAGTAACGATGGACGAGCTAATGGCTGGCGATAGTGTTAAGCAAATCGCTGCTGGCGAAGTTATAACGGGTCATGTGCTATCAGTACGTAAGCACGAAGTGTTGATCGATTTAGGCGCACAAGGTGTTGGTTATGTTCCACGCCGTGAAGTCGGCTTTAGTCGTCAGCTGGCCACCGGTGACGAAGTAACTGCCAGTGTTGTTGACGTAGAACTTGACAATGGTTATAGTTTGCTGAGCCTTCGTAAAGCTGCAAAAGATCGGGGTTGGGAAGAAATTTCTGTCAAGATGGAAGCAGGTGAAATTATCGAGGTTGCTCCGTACGATGCAAATCGTGGTGGTATGTTGGTTGAATACGAAGGCGTGCGTGGCTTCTTGCCAGTATCGCAACTATCTGCCGAGCATTACCCGCGAGTCGGTAGTGCCGACAAAGACGAGATTCTGCAGCGCTTGAATGCTCTGGTGGGTCAGAACCTTAAAGTTCGTATTTTGGACTGTGACCGCAAGACGAACAAGCTTATCTTTAGTGAAAAAGAAGCCATCAAAGACGGTCTCGCTGCTCGGTTTGAGCAGCTGAAGATCGGTGATACTGTCACCGGCGTCGTCACCGGTGTTGTCGACTTCGGCGTCTTTGTCAATGTCGATGGTATAGAAGGTCTCGTGCATATCAGCGAAATAAGCTGGGAGCGTGTCAACAATCCAGCTGATTATGTAAAAGTTGGTCAAAATATCGATGCCAAAATCATTAGCATCGACAAAGAACGCCTTAGCCTTAGCATGAAACAGCTCACAAAGGATCCATGGCTCGACGAGGTCGACACATTTAAAAAGGGAGACAAAGTTGAAGGTACTGTCACACGCATAACACCGTTTGGCGCCTTTGTGCAGATTAGTCCAGCGGTCGAAGCGCTGGTTCATATTAGCGAACTAGGCAGTGGTGAAGGTGTTGACCCGGAAAAAGTGTTTACACTTAACGAACGCAAAGAGTTCGTCGTGCTTGATATTGATAAAGAAAACCGCAAGATTTCACTGAGTCTTGCCGACAAGAAAAAGAAATAA
- a CDS encoding ROK family protein has product MIVTIDTGGTKTLISSFSAHGKIGESIKFPTPSDPSQYVAQLKKIVREQYEPDKVEVVVLAIPGVVDAGVIKWCGNLPWQNLDLGKKLHDLLPGVPLFIENDAKLAALGETRSLPSIPVSSLYVTISTGIGGGLVVDGKLDHGMRFSEIGHIPLEYDGKVRIWESFASGHAIVATYKQFARDITSKRTWRQIADRMSRGFLVVIPTIQPDIIIIGGSVGTYFERYGTYLRDILLEHLPPHIACPKIIQAVHPEEAVIYGCYYYGKDYLTSKKAKK; this is encoded by the coding sequence ATGATAGTCACAATCGATACCGGCGGGACAAAGACACTTATTTCGTCGTTTAGTGCGCACGGCAAAATTGGTGAATCGATAAAATTTCCTACCCCTTCTGATCCAAGTCAGTATGTTGCGCAGCTAAAAAAGATCGTGCGTGAACAGTACGAACCAGACAAAGTCGAAGTCGTAGTGCTCGCTATCCCTGGGGTAGTTGATGCTGGGGTTATAAAATGGTGTGGTAATTTGCCGTGGCAGAACCTTGATCTAGGCAAAAAACTACACGATCTTTTGCCGGGTGTACCTTTGTTTATCGAAAACGATGCCAAACTTGCCGCTCTGGGCGAAACTCGCAGTTTGCCATCTATTCCCGTCTCATCGCTCTACGTCACCATTAGCACTGGTATTGGTGGGGGGTTGGTAGTTGATGGTAAGCTCGATCATGGCATGCGGTTTAGTGAAATCGGGCATATTCCGCTTGAGTACGATGGCAAAGTACGCATTTGGGAGTCGTTCGCCAGTGGCCATGCAATTGTAGCGACCTACAAACAGTTCGCACGGGACATCACCAGTAAACGCACCTGGCGACAGATCGCCGACCGCATGAGTCGTGGTTTTCTGGTCGTGATTCCTACAATTCAGCCCGACATCATCATTATTGGCGGGAGTGTTGGTACCTATTTTGAACGCTATGGAACATACCTGCGCGATATTCTACTTGAACACCTACCTCCACACATTGCTTGTCCCAAGATTATTCAGGCTGTTCATCCCGAAGAAGCAGTTATTTATGGATGTTACTACTATGGCAAAGATTACCTTACTAGTAAGAAAGCTAAAAAATAG